Proteins co-encoded in one Rhopalosiphum maidis isolate BTI-1 chromosome 2, ASM367621v3, whole genome shotgun sequence genomic window:
- the LOC113551926 gene encoding probable ATP-dependent RNA helicase DDX52: MDSFDIFKKLSVGAKFKKPEKIAIKPENEKSSAKQIKVKTVGDNVPGALSTFDLMKKTYSLNPVLMENLKKSGYTVPTPIQTQAIPVMLQKRQIFACAPTGSGKTAAFLVPVIHHLNKPLNKGFRALIVSPTRELAKQTLRECTRLCEGIGLRAHTFTKFNKDKEKFNPKLAQKFDILIATPNRLVFLLQQEPPAVELNNIEWLIIDESDKLFETGVRGFRDQLATIYKACGPNAKRAMFSATYTVEVAKWSKKNLDGLISVTVGNRNTTTTTVEQDLVFVGNEEGKLIAMRDLVKKGLTPPVLIFLQSKERAKELFSELIYDGINVDAIHSDRTQQQRDNTVKAFREGKIWVLICTELMGRGIDFKGVNLVINYDFPSSAISYIHRIGRTGRAGRSGKAVTFFTNDDKPMLRSIATVMRDSGCPVPDYMLEMKRLHKNTRRKLEKQSIDRSEIRAKPHRYQKPNADKKDSTSSKSKKESNEKNKNVKKNLVSIINVDQSSKVNKKRKSNVSKDRKVVKKIKKTSV, encoded by the exons atGGACTCAttcgatatatttaaaaagctgTCCGTCGGcgcaaaattcaaaaaacctGAAAAAATTGCGATTAAACCGGAG AATGAAAAATCCAGCGCGAAACAGATTAAAGTCAAAACAGTTGGTGATAATGTCCCTGGAGCGCTTTCAACTTTtgacttaatgaaaaaaacttattCTTTGAATCCTGTGTTGATGGAAAATCTCAAAAAATCTGGTTACACTGTGCCAACGCCAATTCAGACTCAAGCTATACCAGTTATGTTGCAG AAAAGGCAAATATTTGCCTGTGCTCCAACTGGTTCTGGTAAAACTGCCGCGTTCTTAGTACCGGTTATTCACCATTTGAATAAACCATTAAATAAAGGATTTAGAGCTTTAATTGTAAGTCCTACAAGAGAATTGGCTAAACAAACATTAAG AGAATGTACAAGATTATGTGAAGGAATTGGACTACGAGCTCATACATTTACCAAATTTAATAAGGATAAAGAGAAATTTAATCCAAAATTAGCTCAAAAatttg atattttaatagcaaCGCCTAATCGACTTGTGTTTCTACTGCAACAAGAACCACCAGCTGTTGAACTCAAcaa CATTGAGTGGTTAATAATAGACGAATCtgataaattgtttgaaaCTGGAGTTCGAGGTTTTAGAGACCAATTAGCAACAATTTATAAGGCTTGTGGTCCAAATGCTAAACGTGCCATGTTCAGTGCTACATATACTGTAGAAGTGGCAAAATGGTCAAAGAAAAATCTTGATGGTCTTATATCAGTAACAGTTGGTAATAG GAACACTACAACTACAACCGTTGAACAGGATCTGGTATTTGTTGGCAACGAAGAAGGAAAATTAATTGCAATGAGAGATTTAGTGAAAAAG GGTCTAACACCtccagttttaatatttttacaatccaAAGAACGTGCAAAAGAGCTTTTTAGTGAACTTATTTATGATGGAATTAATGTAGATGCTATACATTCTGATAGAACTCAACAACAA AGAGATAATACAGTAAAAGCTTTTCGGGAAGGAAAAATATGGGTTTTAATTTGTACAGAGCTTATGGGACGAGGTATCGATTTCAAAGGTGTCAAtttggtaataaattatgactttCCATCTTCAGCCATCTCATATATTCATAGAATAGGTAGAACAGGGCGAGCAGGACGTTCTGGTAAAGctgttacattttttacaaatgatGACAAACCAATGTTAAGAag TATTGCCACAGTGATGAGGGATTCAGGATGCCCAGTACCAGACTATATGTTAGAAATGAAACGATTGCATAAGAATACTAGAAGAAAGTTAGAAAAACAATCTATCGATAGGAGTGAAATTAGAGCAAAACCACATAGATATCAAAA accTAATGCAGATAAAAAAGATTCAACATCATCGAAATCAAAGAAAgaatcaaatgaaaaaaataaaaatgttaaaaaaaatttagtgtcaattattaatgttgatCAGTCGTCTAAAGTAAACAAGAAACGAAAATCAAATGTTTCAAAAGATCGTAAAGTTGTAAAGAAAATCAAAAAGACATCTGTGTaa
- the LOC113553001 gene encoding zinc finger protein 91-like: MTEVDYRYIAFENDHTYLKTTNNSDENCQLLQNSISIVETKHDATISSKTRQTRKQQNKFVINKTTQCEINSDIQNSNVFFLHDTLNFPLSADFKISKNKLPIQKIALGNNSSIRPIQPKPLTNTSNIVPVTQTQSSEKLISSQINLLNTNLENITSKNTSVKPMLPIKSQLKPFIKPIKSIKNKIVYDYKNNTCTIELATNLCQRLLNGENIFMCRKCDKIYTEHKDLLDHYMIHDKCKTNLIVQEKDKRETTPIDIVKKENKDVDKKIINNDKNISKPTIQVIKSPLNPKKNKVIFQGECIMCHSVFPDLGEHIKTVHHNDLSRNKVNIHRCTICGMEFDIKQQLRAHELSAHKSAYTHTCEHCFKYFLCKEDLDTHVESHYGDIMKYLCPYCDAGFPNSNGLRTHLINHIGFDSSEYSTSETSVYQIEYSPTRPPEQFDHLFSELDNVSDNVDDVYIEQVDDNNYQVSFVKDNEDNASSQINLLIDDGHEIDSELNNIPLEDNNKVINEQQTSLLNKKRISYTVCRICMNIVSYSRIGRHMKKKHNNAAPYQCEICHAEFNRKHIMDDHRRKHTNNKPHKCTECSKCFTYKHHLNRHMMIVHNSDTLEKVFKCSVCDKAFSFKEYLTLHVNSRHKGKHYMCQVCGKSFSTNAALNKHQLCHTDERPFMCEHCGRTFKCKTHCDTHKKNMHPGDHELTQPPEKFECELCKKLFSTKVYRDMHLKRHNGQGHQCEICYKLFVSKAHMQRHIKIMHRNTS; encoded by the exons ATGACTGAGGTCGACTATCGATATATAGCGTTTGAAAATGATCATACATATTTGAAAACTACCAATAACAGCGATGAAAATTGTCAATTGCTGCAGAACAGCATTTCTATAGTTGA aaccaAACATGATGCAACTATTTCATCAAAAACTCGACAGACtagaaaacaacaaaataaatttgttataaataaaactacacAATGTGAGATCAATTCAGATATACagaattcaaatgtattttttcttcatgatactttaaattttccatTATCTGCAgactttaaaat atcaaaaaataaattacctattcaAAAAATTGCTCTTGGTAACAATTCAAGTATAAGACCTATTCAACCAAAACCACTAAcaaatacttcaaatattGTTCCTGTTACACAAACACAATCAAGTGAAAAACTTATTTCATCTCaaattaatcttttaaatacaaatttagaaaatat aacATCAAAAAACACATCTGTGAAACCTATGTTGCCCATTAAATCACAGTTAAAACCTTTTATTAAACCTATTAagtcaattaaaaacaaaattgtttatgattataaaaacaatacttgCACTATTGAATTAGCTACTAATTTATGTCAGCGTTTATTGAATggagaaaatatattcatgtgTAGAAAATGTGATAAAATTTACACAGAACATAAAGATTTGTTAGATCACTATATGATTCAcgataaatgtaaaacaaaccTAATAGTTCAAGAAAAAGATAAAag agAGACCACTCCAATTGATATTGtaaagaaagaaaataaagatgttgataaaaaaattatcaataatgataaaaatatttccaaaccAACTATACAAGTTATTAAATCTCCATTaaaccctaaaaaaaataaagttatttttcaagGAGAGTGCATTATGTGTCATTCAGTTTTTCCAGATCTTGGAGAACATATAAAAACTGTTCACCATAATGACCTGTCtagaaataaagttaatattcaTCGTTGTACAATTTGTGGTATGGAGTTTGATATTAAGCAGCAACTACGGGCTCATGAGTTGTCTGCGCATAAATCTGCTTATACACATACTTGTgaacattgttttaaatacttctTATGTAAGGAAGATTTGGATACACACGTTGAATCTCATTATGGTGACATTATGAAGTATTTATGTCCATATTGTGATGCTGGTTTTCCTAATTCAAATGGATTAAGAACTCATCTCATTAATCATATTGGTTTTGATAGTTCTGAATACTCAACTTCAGAAACATCAGTTTATCAAATTGAATATAGTCCTACAAGACCACCAGAACAATTTGATCACTTGTTTTCTGAATTAGATAATGTTTCGGATAACGTTGACGATGTTTATATAGAACAagttgatgataataattatcaagtcAGTTTTGTAAAGGACAATGAAGACAATGCATCATCACAAATAAACTTACTCATTGACGATGGTCATGAAATTGATTCAGAACTAAATAA tatacctTTAGAAGATAATAACAAAGTTATCAATGAACAACaaacatcattattaaataaaaaacgaataagTTATACAGTGTGTAGAATATGCATGAATATTGTAAGTTATTCAAGAATTGGTAGGCATATgaagaaaaaacataataatgctGCTCCTTACCAGTGTGAGATTTGTCACGCTGAGTTTAATCGAAAGCACATCATGGATGACCATAGAagaaaacatacaaataataaacctcacaa gtgcaCAGAATGTTCTAAATGTTTTACCTATAAGCATCATCTAAATAGGCATATGATGATAGTTCATAATTCTGATACATTAGAAAAAGTATTCAAATGTTCTGTATGCGATAAAGCATTTTCATTTAAGGAGTATTTAACGCTACATGTTAA TAGCCGCCATAAGGGTAAACATTATATGTGCCAAGTTTGTGGCAAAAGTTTTTCTACCAATGCTGCACTGAATAAACACCAGTTATGCCATACAGACGAACGACCATTTATGTGTGAACATTGTGGACGAACTTTCAAATGTAAAACTCACTGTgacacacataaaaaaaatatgcatccTGGAGATCATGAATTAACACAACCACCAGAAAAATTTGAATGTGAACTttgtaaaaaactatttagtaCAAAAGTATACCGTGATATGCACCTTAAGAGACACAATGGTCAAGGTCATCAATGTGAGATAtgttataaactatttgtttCCAAAGCACATATGCAAaggcatattaaaataatgcatcgaaatacgtcataa